ATCTCTATCCAATAATCTAGCTATATCTGCAATAGGAACACCATCATAAAGATATTTCGCAATAGCTAAACGTGTAGTTAAATCTACAGGACGTCGTTTTCTTCGCTTTTTAGCCATTTTTCATCTTCTCCTTTACATTTTTAAACATCGTTTATAAAATATAATAGAAGAAGATGTAAAAGAAAGCAACTCCCAAACTGACAAATCGATTTAGGGAGTTGCTTTTGTCTATTCTTTTAAATTCTCTTCTTTATAATCTGGTTTATTTTCTTTCATAAATTTCTTGGGCTTCGCGTTATAATCTTCTTCATACTTTCCTGTTGTTTCATTTTTACGATATAGACTAGTCCATAAAGTATCGCTATCCTTCAAAGACTTATAAGTCAACGCAATAACTTTACCTTCGTTATAAACATAAATATTACTTTTATCACGCTTAAACTCTAATGTATCTTTTAATTGAGATTCTTTACTACTTTTATTCTCTAATTTAGAAACTTCCTCAATTTCTTTATCATATTTTTTACCACATGCAATTAAAGCTGTAGATATTACTAAAATCAATGTTATCAATAAAAATCGCTTTGTCATGATATAATCATCTCCTTTTTATTGAATTATATCATTATTTTATAAATTATCCACGCCCATTTTTTTGTAAATTAAAACGCTGTACATCATTAATTAACCATTTATCATTTGTACGCACCATATCAAGTTGTACAGATGTTTTACGGTTCTCAACTTCCTTTTGCCCCTCAGTATCAATACGCTCATTAAACTGCACAAATACTTTATAATTATCATGCTTAGGGTCATACTGATCAAAATAGACATGAATATCACTTACTGTTACATCGTCGAAAATACTAAACTTCTCTCTGTTATCACTAAACAACATATCATAATATTTTTCTGTTACTAATGGCTTAATTGATTTAGCT
This is a stretch of genomic DNA from Staphylococcus roterodami. It encodes these proteins:
- a CDS encoding DUF4467 domain-containing protein; this translates as MTKRFLLITLILVISTALIACGKKYDKEIEEVSKLENKSSKESQLKDTLEFKRDKSNIYVYNEGKVIALTYKSLKDSDTLWTSLYRKNETTGKYEEDYNAKPKKFMKENKPDYKEENLKE